The following are from one region of the Vitis riparia cultivar Riparia Gloire de Montpellier isolate 1030 chromosome 14, EGFV_Vit.rip_1.0, whole genome shotgun sequence genome:
- the LOC117930912 gene encoding sulfite oxidase — translation MPGLRGPSDYSREPARHPCLRINAKAPFNAEPPRSMLITTYVTPVDLFYKRNHGPIPIVDDIERYSVSVRGLIEHPKMLSMKDIWDLPKYDVTATLQCAGNRRTAMSKVRTVKGVGWDIAAIGNAVWGGAKLADVLELVGIPKFTSTTQSGGKHVEFVSVDMCKEENGGPYKASIPLSQASNPEADVLLAYEMNGEPLNRDHGYPLRVIVPGVIGARSVKWLDSINIIAEPCQGFFMQKDYKMFPPSVNWDNIEWSTRRPIMDFPIQCAICSLEDINVIKHGKITVSGYAAAGGGRGVERVDISVDGGKTWVEASRYQKPGIPYVSDDENNDKWAWVLFEAKVDAPHSTEIVAKAVDTAANVQPESVEEIWNLRGVLNTSWHKVQVRVGHSTM, via the exons ATGCCGGGCCTCAGAGGGCCATCCGATTATTCACGAGAACCCGCTCGTCATCCATGCCTCCGGATCAATGCCAAG GCGCCTTTTAACGCCGAACCACCGCGTTCAATGTTGATTACCACTTATGTGACGCCAGTGGATTTGTTCTACAAGAGAAATCATGGACCAATCCCTATTGTTGATGACATAGAAAG ATACTCTGTTTCTGTGCGTGGTTTGATTGAACATCCCAAAATGCTGTCCATGAAAGATATCTG GGATCTTCCAAAGTATGATGTTACTGCCACTTTACAA TGTGCAGGTAACAGAAGAACAGCTATGAGTAAAGTCAGAACCGTGAAAGGAGTCGGCTGGGATATTGCTGCTATTGGAAATG CTGTCTGGGGTGGTGCCAAATTGGCAGATGTTCTTGAACTTGTTGGGATACCTAAGTTCACAAGTACCACACAGTCAGGTGGAAAACATGTTGAATTTGTGAGCGTTGATATGTGTAAG GAGGAGAATGGGGGACCTTATAAGGCATCAATTCCACTAAGTCAGGCTTCAAACCCTGAAGCTGATGTTTTGCTTGCTTATGAGATGAATGGAGAG CCTCTGAACCGTGACCATGGGTATCCGTTGCGCGTCATTGTCCCAGGGGTCATTGGTGCTCGTTCAGTTAAATGGCTGGATTCCATCAATATTATTGCAGAGCCATGCCAG GGGTTTTTTATGCAAAAAGACTACAAAATGTTTCCACCTTCAGTGAATTGGGATAATATTGAGTGGTCTACCAGGAGGCCAATAATGGATTTTCCTATTCAG TGTGCAATATGCTCCCTGGAAGACATCAATGTGATAAAGCATGGAAAG ATAACTGTTAGTGGATATGCTGCAGCAGGAGGTGGCCGTGGAGTTGAGAGGGTAGATATTTCTGTTGATGGTGGCAAAACCTGGGTAGAAGCTTCCAGATACCAGAAGCCTGGCATTCCATATGTTTCTGATGATGAAAACAATGACAAATGGGCATGGGTGCTTTTTGAGGCCAAAGTTGATGCCCCTCACAGTACTGAAATAGTTGCTAAAGCG GTGGATACAGCAGCAAATGTCCAACCTGAAAGTGTGGAAGAAATCTGGAACTTGAGAGGGGTACTGAACACATCGTGGCACAAGGTTCAGGTTCGAGTTGGTCATTCCACTATGTAG